The DNA region GTCAGCGTCATCATCGGCTCGCTCGAGGACCCGTGGGGCGTACTGGGTACGCACACGACGGAACGCCGAGCGTTCACCGAGTACGACGTGAACTTCGTCCAGAGCATCGCAAACGTGCTCGCTTCCGCCATCGAAACCAGGCGGGCGAAGCGATCCCTCGAGGCGCAAAAGGAGGTCAAAGAACGAATCGTCGAGACCAGCCCCGTCGGAATCGTCGTATTCGGGGCGAATGGCGACCTCCAGTTCGTGAACGAGTACGCCGAGAGCATCCTCGGCCGTGACCGCGAAAACCTCGAATCGGTCGCGTACGACGACCCGCGCTGGCGGCTGACCGACGCCGATGGAAACCCTCTCTCCGGAGAAGAAACGCCGTTTATGCGGGTAATCGAAACCGGTAAGCCGGCCTTCGACATGGAGGTCGGCCTGCGCCGTCCCGACGGCGAGCGTATCTGGGTGACGGTGAACGGCGCCCCGCTGGACGTCGATGGCAAGGGGGCCGGCGCCGTCCTCGCGCTTACCGACGTCACCGACCAGAAGCGCCTCGAGAGCGAGTTCGAGGAGATGCTCGGGCGAGTTACCGACGCGTTCTACGCCGTCGACGACGAGTTTCGATTCATGCACGTCAACGAACGCGCCGCGGAACTACTTCAGCGACCGAGAGCAGAGTTACTCGGTGAGAAACTCTGGGAACTGTACCCCGAAGCGGCGGAGGTGGACGAGGTCTGGGACGCGTTTCACACGGCGCTGAACGACCAGGTGTCGACCAGCTACGACCTGTACTTCGACCCGCTCGACTTCTGGGTGGAGGCGAACCTCTACCCCTCCGAGACAGGCGTCTCCGTCTACTTCCGCGACATCACCGAGAGCAAACAGCACGAACTGGAACTCGAGCGTTATCGGGCGCTTACGGAGGCGGCCAACGACGTCATCGTGACGATCGACGCCGAGAGCACGATCCGCTCGGTAAATCCCGCCGTCGAGGACGTCTTCGGCTACGAACCCAACGAATTGATCGGCGAGTCGCTAACGAAACTCATGCGCGACGACCTCGCGGTTCGACATCAGGCGGGACTGCAGCGGTATCTCGAGACCAACGAGCGGACCCTCGACTGGGACTACGTCGAACTCAAGGGTCAGTGTGCCGACGGTTCGGCGGTGTCGCTGTCGATCACGTTCAGCGAAATCGTCTACGAGAACGACCGCTACTTCACCGGCGTTATCCGGAACATTTCCGATCGGAAAAAACGAGAATGGCAACTCGAGCGAGCGAACGAGCGGTTAACACGGTCGAACAGACGCCTCGAACAGTTCGCCTACGCGGCCAGCCACGACCTCCAGGAGCCCCTGCGAATGGTCTCGAGTTACCTCCAGTTGATCGAACAACGCTACGGAGACGACCTGGATGCCGATGGGACGGACTACCTCGAGTTCGCCATCGACGGGGCCAACCGAATGCGGGCGATGATCGAGGGACTGCTCGAATACTCCCGCATCGAGACGGGAGGGAAGCCGCTCGAACCGACCGATCTCGACGCCGTCTTCGAGGACGTGCTCGACGACCTCGCGGGGCAGATCGAACGGAGCAACGCCACCATCACGTCCGATTCGC from Natronosalvus rutilus includes:
- a CDS encoding PAS domain S-box protein, with the translated sequence MGSSPGADSELRTRVQQQEVVAEFGQQALETDDIDQLLHDASVAVADTLDTEYCKVLELLPGGDEVLLRQGVGWQDGLVGTATAPTDLDSQAGYTLRSEEPVVVDDLRTEDRFSGPDLLVNHDVVSGVSVIIGSLEDPWGVLGTHTTERRAFTEYDVNFVQSIANVLASAIETRRAKRSLEAQKEVKERIVETSPVGIVVFGANGDLQFVNEYAESILGRDRENLESVAYDDPRWRLTDADGNPLSGEETPFMRVIETGKPAFDMEVGLRRPDGERIWVTVNGAPLDVDGKGAGAVLALTDVTDQKRLESEFEEMLGRVTDAFYAVDDEFRFMHVNERAAELLQRPRAELLGEKLWELYPEAAEVDEVWDAFHTALNDQVSTSYDLYFDPLDFWVEANLYPSETGVSVYFRDITESKQHELELERYRALTEAANDVIVTIDAESTIRSVNPAVEDVFGYEPNELIGESLTKLMRDDLAVRHQAGLQRYLETNERTLDWDYVELKGQCADGSAVSLSITFSEIVYENDRYFTGVIRNISDRKKREWQLERANERLTRSNRRLEQFAYAASHDLQEPLRMVSSYLQLIEQRYGDDLDADGTDYLEFAIDGANRMRAMIEGLLEYSRIETGGKPLEPTDLDAVFEDVLDDLAGQIERSNATITSDSLPRVQGDRTQLRQLFQNLLDNAMTYSGDEPPQIHVSAEQDETEWVVSVCDEGIGLDPARADRVFEVFQRLHSREEYSGSGIGLALCKRIIERHGGDIWVDAELGEGATFSVTLPAPET